The following proteins come from a genomic window of Nicotiana tomentosiformis chromosome 12, ASM39032v3, whole genome shotgun sequence:
- the LOC104108523 gene encoding mediator of RNA polymerase II transcription subunit 30, which produces MDEKGGTMTNPKTIQELAVEGQKHLEDTIEAAHQILSAMNDELCNPTLWSTTTNTATTANAVMNNGNGHQHSVNGDVSSDNSSSSSASAQQQSEIGGGALDESRLRYKLSVASLRSVLTAISNSQKAKALEAASASGSLSAADQSEIEQLEDRASTLKKELVDKNKHLKLLIDQFRDLLSDLSTWQSPCST; this is translated from the exons ATGGACGAAAAAGGCGGCACAATGACAAACCCTAAGACAATACAAGAACTAGCAGTGGAAGGGCAAAAGCATTTAGAAGACACAATAGAAGCAGCACATCAAATTCTCTCCGCCATGAACGACGAGCTTTGTAACCCTACACTCTGGTCCACTACAACAAATACTGCTACTACTGCTAACGCCGTTATGAATAACGGTAACGGACATCAGCATTCAGTAAACGGGGACGTTTCGTCAGATAATTCTTCATCTTCTTCTGCATCGGCTCAACAACAATCGGAGATTGGTGGCGGTGCACTTGATGAGTCTCGTTTACGTTATAAGTTATCGGTTGCTTCATTGCGTTCTGTTCTTACGGCGATTTCTAATTCTCAGAAG GCAAAAGCGTTGGAAGCTGCTTCTGCCAGTGGTTCATTATCTGCTGCAGATCAATCTGAAATTGAGCAGCTGGAGGATCGCGCTTCTACATTAAAAAAG GAACTTGTAGACAAGAACAAACATCTCAAGCTTCTGATTGATCAGTTTCGAGATCTTCTTTCTGACCTATCAACATGGCAAAGTCCCTGTTCTACATGA